From one Plectropomus leopardus isolate mb chromosome 8, YSFRI_Pleo_2.0, whole genome shotgun sequence genomic stretch:
- the LOC121947385 gene encoding G2/M phase-specific E3 ubiquitin-protein ligase-like, whose protein sequence is MMSTVIFKLMSGFHINLGNVAITKIFEGEPDHLIPSDSDELLDNNMFTVAGRMIGHSFLHCGPSFPGLSPAIIHILFGGSLETTPVTIQDCPDLDIRDTVKMLDGDAELNEFDAIHQLCLSWELPSPNATNRKWLSKKLLLHAVIERTRPQINQFRKGLTETGLWPLLIHRRDVIPILFPRESEAQLTPQMVLDCIIWPTSVTVFFESYQDEDVGASDDMDVCRVSGYLKTFIENASPAELKSLIKFWIGWEVPTTEMKVEIAEATLPTASTCFEKLRLPRHYTTYKAFQQDLCACISTSYSGFGCV, encoded by the exons ATGATGTCAACAGTGATTTTCAAGCTAATGAGTGGATTTCATATAAACTTAG GAAATGTAGCCATCACCAAAATCTTCGAAGGTGAGCCTGATCACCTCATCCCCTCAGATTCAGATGAACTGCTTGACAATAACATGTTCACAGTCGCCGGTCGAATGATAGGCCATTCCTTCTTACACTGTGGCCCGAGTTTCCCGGGACTTAGCCCTGCCATTATTCACATTCTCTTTGGAGGTTCATTAGAAACAACACCTGTGACGATACAAGACTGCCCTGACCTCGACATCCGAGACACTGTGAAAATG CTTGATGGAGACGCTGAATTAAATGAATTTGACGCCATCCATCAGCTCTGCCTGTCATGGGAACTGCCATCACCAAATGCCACCAACAGGAAATGGCTGTCGAAAAAGCTTCTCCTGCATGCT GTTATTGAGCGAACAAGGCCTCAAATCAATCAGTTCCGAAAAGGCTTAACAGAGACAGGACTCTGGCCACTTCTCATTCACAGAAGAGATGTAATCCCAATCCTGTTTCCAAGGGAATCAGAGGCACAGCTCACACCTCAG ATGGTCTTGGATTGCATCATATGGCCAACTTCTGTAACTGTCTTCTTTGAGAGCTACCAAGACGAAGACGTTGGCGCGTCCGATGACATGGATGTATGTCGAGTATCTGGCTActtgaaaacatttattgaaaatg cgTCTCCAGCTGAGCTAAAGAGCCTCATAAAGTTCTGGATAGGATGGGAGGTGCCGACCACAGAGATGAAGGTGGAAATAGCTGAGGCCACACTTCCCACAGCTTCAACATGTTTTGAGAAACTGAGACTGCCAAGGCATTATACAACGTACAAAGCATTTCAGCAGGATCTTTGCGCGTGCATATCAACCAGTTACAGTGGTTTTGGCTGTGTCTAA